Proteins from a single region of Hordeum vulgare subsp. vulgare chromosome 6H, MorexV3_pseudomolecules_assembly, whole genome shotgun sequence:
- the LOC123404172 gene encoding probable metal-nicotianamine transporter YSL8 produces the protein MMDPAEGAAPAPAPTPAPAAPVPPREAISMEKAFEGKTLPTWNEQITLRSMVVSAGLGTFLSFIVMKLNITSGIVPSLNVSAGLLAFFLMKTWTSALERCGVFPRPFTRQENTVVQTCVISCSSIAFSGGFGTYILGMSRKIAAGFDEANSSLNVEEPSLWRVMAYLFLVSFVGLFSIVPLRKIMIISYRLTYPSGSATAHLINSFHTPQGAIQAKQQVSILFKSFLGSFLWSLFQWFYTAGDSCGFGSFPTFGMEAYNRRFYFDFSATYVGVGMICPYIINFSLLIGSIISWGIMWPFIESKKGDWYDANLPNSSLHGLNGYQVFISIAMIMGDGLFNFFSILFRTSYDMYLKRTGRAKANTAGVPFAGAGLAGANERQALSFDDRRRTQIFLKDQIPTSVAVGAYVALAGISVLAIPHIFRQLKPKHVVWAYVAAPIFAFCNAYGTGLTDWSLSSSYGKLAIFIFGANIGAKDGGVIAGLAACGLMMGIVSTASDLIQDFKTGYLTLTSPRAMFVSQVIGTGLGCIISPTVFWIFYQAYDIGNDEGYPAPYAKIYRGIALLGTNGWDQLPKYCLRFCAAFFLLAIAICALKEVANNKTWWIRDYIPSALGMAVPFFLGSFFTIDMCVGSLVLYMWSKSDKLHAQMFAPAVASGLICGDGIWSLPSSLLSLANVEPPMCMRVFDADTNFEVEQFLATLPLPQG, from the exons ATGATGGATCCAGCGGAGGGCGCTGCCCCGGCGCCCGCGcccacgccggcgccggcggcccCGGTGCCACCGCGGGAGGCGATCTCGATGGAGAAGGCGTTCGAAGGCAAGACCCTGCCGACGTGGAACGAGCAGATCACGCTCCGCTCCATGGTGGTCAGCGCGGGGCTGGGCACTTTCCTCAGCTTCATCGTGATGAAGCTCAACATCACCTCGGGCATTGTCCCGTCCCTCAACGTCTCCGCGGGGCTGCTCGCCTTCTTCCTGATGAAGACGTGGACGTCGGCGCTGGAGCGGTGCGGCGTCTTCCCGCGGCCCTTCACCCGGCAGGAGAACACGGTGGTGCAGACCTGCGTCATCTCCTGCTCCAGCATTGCCTTCTCCGGCGGCTTCGGGACCTACATCCTCGGGATGAGCCGCAAGATCGCCGCGGGGTTCGACGAGGCCAACTCCAGCCTCAACGTCGAGGAGCCGTCGCTGTGGCGTGTCATGGCCTACCTCTTCCTCGTCAGCTTCGTCGGGCTCTTCTCCATCGTGCCGCTCAGGAAGATCATGATCATTAGCTACCGCCTCACCTACCCCTCCGGCTCCGCCACCGCCCACCTCATCAACAGCTTCCACACTCCCCAGGGCGCCATCCAGGCCAA GCAGCAGGTGTCGATCCTCTTCAAGTCATTTCTAGGGAGCTTCCTGTGGTCGCTGTTCCAGTGGTTCTACACGGCGGGGGACTCGTGCGGGTTCGGCTCATTCCCCACCTTCGGGATGGAGGCCTACAACCGGCGCTTCTACTTCGACTTCTCGGCGACGTACGTCGGTGTCGGGATGATCTGCCCCTACATCATCAACTTCTCGCTGCTCATCGGGAGCATCATCTCCTGGGGGATCATGTGGCCCTTTATCGAGAGCAAGAAGGGGGACTGGTACGACGCCAACCTCCCCAACAGCAGCCTCCACGGCCTCAACGGCTACCAGGTCTTCATCTCCATCGCCATGATCATGGGCGACGGCCTCTTCAACTTCTTCTCCATCCTCTTCCGCACCTCCTACGACATGTACCTCAAGCGCACGGGGCGTGCCAAGGCCAACACCGCCGGGGTCCCCTTTGCCGGGGCCGGCCTCGCGGGTGCCAACGAGAGGCAGGCTCTCAGCTTCGACGACCGCCGACGCACACAGATCTTCCTCAAGGACCAGATCCCCACCTCCGTCGCCGTGGGCGCATACGTCGCCCTCGCCGGCATCTCCGTCCTCGCCATCCCGCACATCTTCCGCCAGCTCAAGCCCAAGCACGTCGTCTGGGCCTACGTCGCCGCGCCCATCTTCGCCTTCTGCAACGCCTATGGTACCGGCCTCACCGACTGGTCGCTCTCCAGCAGCTACGGCAAGCTCGCCATCTTCATCTTTGGCGCCAACATCGGCGCCAAGGACGGAGGAGTCATTGCCGGCCTCGCCGCATGCGGCCTCATGATGGGGATCGTCTCCACCGCCTCCGACCTCATCCAGGATTTCAAGACGGGGTACCTAACCCTCACCTCCCCGCGCGCCATGTTCGTGAGCCAGGTCATCGGCACGGGGCTCGGCTGCATCATCTCCCCCACCGTCTTCTGGATATTCTACCAGGCATACGACATCGGCAATGACGAGGGCTACCCGGCACCCTACGCCAAGATCTACCGTGGCATCGCCCTCCTGGGCACCAACGGTTGGGACCAGCTGCCCAAGTACTGCCTGAGGTTCTGCgccgccttcttcctccttgccatCGCCATCTGCGCGCTCAAGGAGGTGGCCAACAACAAAACGTGGTGGATCAGGGACTACATACCCAGCGCGCTCGGCATGGCGGTGCCCTTCTTCCTCGGATCCTTCTTCACCATCGACATGTGCGTGGGGAGCTTGGTACTCTACATGTGGTCCAAGTCCGACAAGCTGCACGCGCAGATGTTCGCGCCGGCGGTGGCGTCGGGGCTCATCTGCGGTGACGGGATATGGTCGCTGCCGTCATCGTTGCTGTCGCTAGCAAATGTGGAACCGCCGATGTGCATGAGGGTCTTCGATGCCGACACCAACTTCGAGGTGGAGCAGTTCCTTGCGACCTTACCCCTCCCGCAGGGGTAG